In one Mesorhizobium australicum genomic region, the following are encoded:
- a CDS encoding type II toxin-antitoxin system VapC family toxin has translation MFVDASVLVAVLARESDGPQLTERLRGMIPGGTFVSPIVRYEATLAMARVKAKAAGRTRPTPELLLQARETVDALLDWLQAQDVDITSEIGVAALETTGRYGKIVGHPAALNFGDCFAYACAKSLGVALAYKGDDFTHTDLA, from the coding sequence ATGTTCGTGGACGCTTCGGTCCTAGTCGCCGTCCTCGCGCGAGAATCCGATGGTCCGCAACTGACCGAGCGACTTCGAGGTATGATCCCCGGTGGCACGTTCGTCTCGCCAATCGTGCGCTACGAAGCGACGCTGGCAATGGCTCGGGTGAAAGCCAAGGCAGCCGGGAGAACAAGGCCGACGCCGGAACTCCTATTGCAGGCACGCGAAACCGTTGATGCCTTGCTCGATTGGCTCCAGGCCCAGGACGTGGACATCACTTCTGAAATCGGCGTCGCGGCACTCGAAACGACCGGGCGCTACGGAAAAATCGTGGGCCATCCGGCAGCGCTCAACTTCGGCGACTGTTTCGCCTACGCCTGCGCCAAATCCCTCGGCGTCGCCCTCGCCTACAAAGGCGACGACTTCACCCACACAGATCTGGCATGA
- a CDS encoding GntR family transcriptional regulator: MGDKEASQSLKALLGIRDLIMSGRIAAGERLSEIPLAEQLGISRTPVRAALARLEQEGLLEKTRSGSYFARAFTIEEVMDALELRGVLEGTAARLAAERGADPRKLSDILYVVDAIGRAIEPGPAEMDFEAYVQGNDEFHRLLAGLAGSETIRREIERAVRLPFASPSAFLEKQEDVPVFRRSLVGAQEQHRAILEAIEKREGARAEAIAREHARLARRNLEYVLHRDPSLMQRIPALTLVRPDEEAERDTRPTDWMSSAFRRL, translated from the coding sequence ATGGGTGACAAGGAAGCTTCGCAATCGCTCAAGGCGCTGCTCGGAATTCGCGATCTCATCATGAGCGGGCGGATTGCGGCCGGCGAGCGATTGTCCGAAATCCCCCTCGCCGAGCAACTCGGGATTTCGCGCACGCCGGTGCGCGCGGCGCTGGCGCGGCTGGAGCAGGAAGGCCTTCTCGAAAAGACCCGGTCCGGCAGCTATTTTGCCCGCGCCTTCACCATCGAGGAGGTCATGGACGCGCTTGAGCTTCGCGGCGTGCTCGAAGGCACCGCGGCGCGGCTCGCCGCCGAGCGGGGAGCCGACCCGCGCAAGCTTTCCGACATCTTGTATGTGGTCGACGCGATCGGGCGCGCCATCGAGCCGGGGCCGGCGGAGATGGATTTCGAAGCCTATGTGCAGGGCAATGACGAGTTCCACCGGCTCCTGGCGGGGCTTGCCGGCAGCGAGACGATCCGTCGCGAGATCGAGCGTGCCGTGCGGCTGCCCTTCGCGTCGCCCAGCGCATTCCTCGAAAAGCAGGAAGACGTTCCGGTCTTCCGCCGGTCGCTCGTCGGCGCGCAGGAGCAGCATCGCGCCATCCTCGAGGCGATCGAGAAGAGGGAAGGCGCGCGCGCCGAAGCGATCGCCCGCGAGCATGCCCGGCTGGCGAGGCGCAATCTGGAGTATGTGCTGCACCGCGACCCAAGCCTGATGCAGCGCATCCCGGCACTCACGCTGGTTCGCCCCGACGAGGAAGCCGAGAGAGACACTCGCCCCACCGACTGGATGTCGTCGGCTTTCCGACGGTTGTAG
- a CDS encoding LysE family transporter — MSGLIDGLPAGTLQLMAGYAALLVVPGPNMVVVSAASLASRGGEGMAAAIGVAFGATLLALVAMYAGNRIGEAADLGLVAPFLFAATMLYLGLRLVSQAVRPSDPRVARAGGAIGGHLLAGLVTSLSNPISFAFFSTAAISLADSGSRLLVAAPACVFTMALGWFLLVGWIASRAAARGLPPYLGATVRGIAGAALLAIAVWTLLDALNSGG, encoded by the coding sequence ATGTCCGGATTGATCGACGGCCTTCCCGCCGGGACGCTGCAACTGATGGCAGGCTATGCAGCGCTGCTGGTGGTGCCGGGTCCGAATATGGTCGTCGTCTCGGCGGCGAGCCTGGCGTCGCGGGGCGGCGAGGGCATGGCGGCGGCGATCGGCGTGGCGTTCGGCGCCACGCTGTTGGCGCTGGTGGCAATGTATGCCGGAAACAGGATCGGCGAGGCGGCCGATCTCGGCCTGGTCGCGCCGTTCCTGTTCGCGGCGACGATGCTCTATCTCGGCCTGCGGCTCGTCTCCCAGGCTGTCAGGCCTTCCGATCCGCGCGTTGCCCGGGCGGGAGGCGCGATTGGCGGACATCTCCTCGCAGGTCTCGTCACTTCCTTGAGCAATCCGATCAGCTTCGCCTTCTTCTCCACGGCCGCAATAAGTCTTGCGGACTCCGGCAGCCGCCTGCTGGTCGCCGCGCCCGCCTGCGTCTTCACGATGGCGCTTGGATGGTTCCTGCTCGTGGGCTGGATCGCAAGCCGCGCCGCAGCGCGCGGCCTTCCGCCCTATCTCGGAGCGACCGTGCGCGGGATCGCCGGCGCGGCTCTTCTTGCGATTGCCGTATGGACCCTGCTCGACGCCCTGAACTCCGGCGGGTGA
- the ligM gene encoding vanillate/3-O-methylgallate O-demethylase translates to MTSSSLEDVTKSGKNIVEILRNSKIGSYVYPVVAAEFANWRDEQRAWRDSAVLFDQSHHMAELTVEGPDAGRFLESLSINSFRNFPVDRAKHYVPVSPEGYVIGDVICFHLEEDEYVLVGRAPTVNWVEYNAKKGGRSVKTIRDDRSPSRPDGNKVERRHYRFQIQGPNAPQILEKLNGGLVPDIKFFHMDRINIAGRKVRALRHGMAGAPGLEVFGPYAEKDEIRAAILEAGKEFDLYQVGSRAYSTNTLESGWIPSPLPAVYTGEEMKAYRQWLPADGYEATGSIGGSFVSDDIRDYYSTPWELGYGFYIKNDHDFVGRAALEKMQGRRHRKKVTFEWNGDDVAKVIASAFQRDDLPYKWIDFPVANYASSSFDRIMRGDRMVGLSMFSGYSFNERCMLSLGVVDDDVEIGDILTLVWGEPDGGTDKTATEKHRQAEIRVRVSAAPYAREARENYVESWRTRAA, encoded by the coding sequence ATGACATCATCTAGCTTGGAAGACGTCACAAAATCGGGAAAAAACATCGTCGAGATTCTGAGAAACTCAAAAATCGGAAGCTATGTGTATCCAGTCGTCGCGGCCGAGTTCGCCAACTGGCGTGACGAACAGCGCGCCTGGCGCGATTCCGCGGTACTGTTCGACCAGTCGCATCACATGGCGGAGCTGACCGTCGAAGGGCCGGACGCGGGCCGTTTCCTCGAAAGCCTGTCGATCAACAGTTTCAGGAACTTCCCCGTCGACCGCGCCAAGCACTACGTGCCGGTGAGCCCCGAAGGCTACGTCATCGGCGATGTGATCTGCTTCCACCTCGAAGAGGACGAATACGTCCTGGTCGGCCGCGCCCCGACCGTGAACTGGGTTGAATACAATGCCAAAAAGGGTGGTCGTTCGGTCAAGACCATCCGCGATGACCGCTCGCCGTCCCGACCGGACGGAAACAAGGTCGAGCGACGCCATTACCGCTTCCAGATCCAGGGGCCGAACGCGCCGCAGATCCTCGAGAAGCTCAATGGCGGGCTGGTGCCGGACATCAAGTTCTTCCATATGGACCGCATCAACATCGCCGGCCGCAAGGTGAGGGCGCTGCGCCACGGCATGGCCGGCGCGCCGGGGCTGGAGGTGTTCGGTCCCTATGCCGAAAAGGACGAGATCCGCGCGGCGATCCTGGAGGCGGGCAAGGAGTTCGACCTCTACCAGGTCGGCAGCCGGGCCTATTCGACGAACACGCTCGAGTCCGGCTGGATCCCGTCGCCGCTGCCGGCCGTCTACACCGGCGAGGAGATGAAAGCCTATCGCCAGTGGCTGCCGGCCGACGGTTACGAAGCGACCGGCTCGATCGGCGGGTCGTTCGTGTCGGACGATATCCGGGACTATTATTCGACCCCCTGGGAGCTCGGCTACGGCTTTTATATCAAGAACGATCACGACTTCGTCGGGCGTGCGGCCCTGGAGAAGATGCAGGGCCGCAGGCACCGCAAGAAGGTGACGTTCGAATGGAACGGCGACGACGTGGCCAAGGTCATCGCGTCGGCCTTCCAGCGCGACGACCTGCCCTACAAATGGATCGACTTCCCGGTGGCAAACTATGCCTCCTCGTCGTTCGACAGGATCATGCGCGGCGACCGGATGGTCGGGCTGTCGATGTTCTCGGGCTACAGCTTCAACGAACGCTGCATGCTGTCGCTCGGCGTCGTCGACGACGACGTCGAGATCGGTGACATCCTGACGCTCGTCTGGGGCGAGCCGGACGGCGGCACGGACAAGACCGCGACGGAAAAGCACCGCCAGGCCGAGATCCGCGTGCGCGTGTCGGCGGCGCCGTACGCACGCGAAGCGCGCGAAAACTACGTGGAAAGCTGGCGCACCCGCGCGGCCTGA
- a CDS encoding type II toxin-antitoxin system PemK/MazF family toxin, with the protein MVRSSVPRRGDIYWIDPNPVAGREMKDLHSFVVITPHEINALGVSMTVPVTTGGVFTRNVGLAVPIIGHRTTGVAVCNQVRSFDIEARVRGGTARYVETLDDATIGEIVARVVSAIDPAE; encoded by the coding sequence ATGGTCCGCAGCAGCGTGCCGCGGCGGGGAGACATCTACTGGATCGATCCCAATCCGGTCGCCGGCCGCGAGATGAAGGACCTCCACTCCTTCGTGGTGATCACGCCGCACGAAATCAACGCACTCGGCGTCTCGATGACCGTCCCGGTGACGACGGGCGGCGTGTTCACCCGCAATGTCGGGCTGGCCGTCCCGATCATCGGCCACCGCACCACCGGCGTCGCGGTCTGCAACCAGGTCCGCAGCTTCGATATCGAGGCGCGTGTGCGGGGTGGAACCGCGCGTTACGTCGAGACGCTCGACGATGCCACGATCGGGGAGATCGTGGCGCGCGTGGTCAGCGCGATCGATCCGGCAGAGTAG
- a CDS encoding Crp/Fnr family transcriptional regulator — protein sequence MTGSTHDAGGAALPVRIGSGLFDLLFKGCRIERYPAGQHLFVQEDDADRIYGVLSGTVEISLFSPGGQKLVANIELHHSLVGEIGALDGGTRTATAICLTACELVSLSRAQLFDRMQAHPELARAMIELLCARLRWVSGEMGDLAFFAIEARLAKRLGLLSGISADKDGWIELSQAELAEFLGATRESVNKTLNDWRSRGVIELRRGGVRVVSAAKLRGIASAGEDD from the coding sequence ATGACGGGCAGCACACATGATGCGGGTGGCGCAGCCCTTCCGGTGCGCATCGGAAGCGGCCTGTTCGACCTGTTGTTCAAGGGATGCCGCATCGAGCGCTACCCGGCCGGCCAGCACCTGTTCGTACAGGAGGACGACGCCGACCGGATCTATGGCGTCCTTTCCGGGACCGTGGAGATCTCCCTCTTCTCGCCCGGCGGGCAGAAGCTGGTCGCCAATATCGAACTGCACCACAGCCTGGTCGGCGAGATCGGCGCGCTCGACGGCGGCACGAGGACGGCGACTGCGATCTGCCTGACGGCCTGCGAGCTCGTCTCGCTCAGCCGCGCGCAGCTGTTCGACCGGATGCAGGCCCACCCGGAACTCGCCCGCGCGATGATCGAGCTTCTGTGCGCGCGGCTGCGCTGGGTGAGCGGAGAGATGGGCGACCTCGCCTTCTTCGCCATCGAGGCGCGGCTCGCCAAGCGGCTTGGGCTCCTGTCCGGCATCAGCGCCGACAAGGATGGCTGGATCGAGCTCTCGCAGGCCGAGCTTGCCGAATTCCTCGGCGCCACGCGCGAATCCGTCAACAAGACGCTCAACGACTGGCGCTCGCGCGGCGTGATCGAGCTTCGCCGTGGCGGCGTGCGCGTCGTCAGCGCGGCGAAGCTGCGCGGCATCGCCAGCGCCGGCGAGGACGACTGA
- a CDS encoding AbrB/MazE/SpoVT family DNA-binding domain-containing protein has translation MSITSKIRRQGGAAVVTIPPALLKLMDVEVGSQLSLSVTDGELIARPVRGARKRYSLGELLEGADAMAELNAQTEWAREGDSVGRELP, from the coding sequence ATGTCCATCACATCGAAAATACGCCGGCAGGGCGGCGCCGCCGTGGTGACCATCCCGCCGGCGCTTCTGAAGCTGATGGATGTGGAGGTCGGCTCGCAATTGTCGCTGAGCGTTACCGACGGCGAGCTGATCGCCCGTCCGGTAAGGGGCGCCAGGAAGCGCTACTCGCTTGGCGAGCTGCTGGAAGGTGCCGACGCAATGGCCGAGCTCAACGCGCAGACCGAATGGGCGCGCGAAGGTGACTCCGTCGGCCGCGAGCTGCCCTGA
- a CDS encoding type II toxin-antitoxin system VapB family antitoxin, whose protein sequence is MALFIRDDEVDALASELQRATNAATKKEAVRRALKNELARMRAVPPGNDKLARAMALADAMGDSDPAFDMKKFTDEMWGDL, encoded by the coding sequence ATGGCGCTTTTCATCCGCGACGACGAGGTCGATGCTCTGGCGAGCGAGCTTCAGCGGGCGACGAATGCAGCCACAAAAAAGGAAGCGGTGCGGCGGGCGCTGAAGAACGAGTTGGCGCGAATGCGCGCTGTTCCGCCCGGCAACGACAAACTGGCGCGGGCGATGGCGCTCGCCGACGCGATGGGCGACAGCGATCCGGCCTTCGACATGAAAAAGTTCACGGACGAGATGTGGGGAGACCTCTGA
- a CDS encoding bifunctional acetate--CoA ligase family protein/GNAT family N-acetyltransferase, whose translation MTIRNLEFAARPRSVAVVGASERVGSVGRVVLDNIVSGGFEGPIWPINPKYHEIRGLPAFRNAAALPAAPDLAVIVTPAEAVPGVISELGEKGCRAGVVITAGLTRANGLRQAMLDAARPHLFRIIGPNTVGLMIPPFKLNAGFAHMAARPGNIALLSQSGAIATSLIDWAAENNVGFSHIVSLGDMADVDVGDWLDLLAGDPATKAIVMYLESITNPRKFMSAARAAARIKPVIAIKSGRHAAAAKAAATHTGALSGADRVVDAALRRAGILRVDGLAELIDAAEITSRFPPLYSARIGIVTNGGGAGVLAVDELVSCGIELAELSPETLKALGAVLPPTWSKGNPVDIIGDAPPERYRAAVSAVAADPGVDAVMVFNCPTGLASPIAAATAVAELADKGHIGGKPVLTCWLGEHTARIGRRALQDAGLASFETPADTARAAAYLADWSKAQMALSRVPSAGSEDVDGNRKLVLGILREAAREGRRMLTEPEAKSVIRAYGVDAPEVLVAQTPAEVQAAAERLLAGGGQVAVKLLSKEITHKSDVGGVVLSLDTAEAAAEAARTIEKRVAKVKPGAAIDGFAVQPMVVRKQAHELILGMSRDPIFGPVILFGAGGVAVEVMEDTSVGLPPMDDVLAGDLIDRTRIGRLLAGYRDRKPADRAAIVKALNGLSQLIIDFPCIDGVDINPLLANAEGAVALDARVEIDPARVEEDGPERSLVIRPYPSGWETTVSSDRADFHVRPIKPADVRLYPDFLAKVSADDIRFRFLAQRKEFPDEMLKRLTQLDYDREIAFVALQETGELAAIGRLSADPDHVKAEYALLVRTDLQGHGLGWALLRHLIDYARADGIQRIEGIILGDNTRMLSMCRQFGFHVEHHPQEPGLMLASLDLD comes from the coding sequence ATGACCATCAGAAACCTGGAATTCGCCGCGCGTCCGCGCTCCGTGGCTGTCGTCGGCGCTTCCGAGCGCGTGGGATCTGTCGGGCGGGTGGTGCTCGACAACATCGTCTCCGGCGGTTTCGAAGGGCCGATCTGGCCGATCAATCCGAAATACCACGAGATCCGCGGTCTCCCCGCCTTCCGCAACGCCGCCGCCCTGCCGGCCGCGCCCGATCTCGCCGTCATCGTCACGCCGGCCGAAGCGGTGCCCGGCGTCATCTCCGAGCTCGGCGAGAAAGGATGCCGCGCTGGCGTGGTGATCACGGCGGGGCTGACGCGCGCGAACGGGCTGCGCCAGGCCATGCTCGACGCGGCACGGCCTCATCTCTTCCGCATCATCGGTCCCAACACGGTCGGCCTGATGATCCCGCCCTTCAAGCTGAATGCCGGCTTCGCCCATATGGCGGCCCGGCCCGGCAACATCGCGCTCCTGTCGCAGTCCGGCGCGATCGCCACCTCGCTGATCGACTGGGCGGCGGAGAACAATGTCGGCTTCTCCCATATCGTCTCGCTCGGCGACATGGCTGACGTCGACGTCGGCGACTGGCTCGACCTGCTCGCCGGTGACCCGGCCACCAAGGCCATCGTGATGTATCTCGAATCGATCACCAATCCGCGCAAGTTCATGTCGGCGGCACGTGCCGCCGCGCGCATCAAGCCGGTGATCGCCATCAAGTCCGGCCGCCATGCCGCCGCGGCCAAGGCTGCCGCCACCCACACCGGCGCTCTGTCGGGCGCGGACCGCGTGGTGGACGCGGCACTGCGGCGCGCCGGCATCCTCAGGGTCGACGGCCTCGCGGAGCTGATCGACGCGGCCGAGATCACCTCACGTTTCCCGCCGTTGTACAGCGCCCGCATCGGCATCGTCACCAATGGCGGCGGCGCTGGCGTGCTGGCCGTCGACGAGCTTGTGAGCTGCGGCATCGAACTCGCCGAGCTTTCTCCCGAGACGTTGAAGGCGCTGGGCGCGGTCCTTCCACCGACCTGGTCCAAGGGCAATCCGGTCGACATCATCGGCGATGCCCCGCCGGAGCGTTACCGCGCCGCGGTCTCGGCCGTTGCGGCGGATCCCGGGGTCGATGCGGTGATGGTGTTCAACTGTCCGACCGGCCTCGCCTCGCCGATCGCGGCCGCCACTGCCGTCGCCGAGCTTGCCGACAAGGGCCATATCGGCGGCAAGCCGGTGCTGACCTGCTGGCTCGGCGAGCACACGGCGCGCATCGGCCGCCGCGCCCTTCAGGATGCCGGTCTCGCGAGCTTCGAGACTCCGGCCGACACTGCGCGGGCGGCCGCCTATCTTGCGGACTGGTCGAAGGCGCAGATGGCGTTGAGCCGCGTGCCGTCGGCCGGCAGCGAGGATGTGGATGGCAACCGCAAGCTGGTTCTCGGCATCCTGCGCGAAGCTGCGCGAGAGGGCCGGCGCATGCTGACCGAGCCGGAGGCGAAGAGCGTCATCCGCGCCTACGGCGTCGACGCGCCGGAAGTGCTGGTCGCCCAAACCCCGGCCGAGGTGCAGGCCGCTGCGGAGCGGCTGCTCGCCGGGGGCGGGCAGGTGGCGGTCAAGCTTTTGTCGAAGGAGATTACCCACAAGTCCGACGTCGGCGGCGTGGTTCTGTCGCTCGATACGGCGGAGGCGGCTGCCGAGGCCGCCCGCACGATCGAGAAGCGCGTGGCGAAGGTGAAACCGGGTGCGGCGATCGACGGCTTCGCGGTGCAGCCGATGGTCGTGCGCAAGCAGGCGCACGAGCTGATCCTCGGCATGAGCCGCGATCCGATCTTCGGACCGGTGATCCTGTTCGGCGCAGGCGGCGTCGCCGTCGAGGTCATGGAGGACACCTCGGTCGGCCTGCCGCCGATGGACGACGTGCTGGCGGGCGACCTGATCGACCGCACCCGCATCGGCCGCCTGCTTGCCGGCTACCGCGACCGCAAACCGGCCGACCGCGCGGCGATCGTGAAGGCGCTCAACGGCTTGTCGCAGCTCATCATCGATTTCCCCTGCATCGACGGCGTCGACATCAACCCGCTGCTCGCCAATGCCGAGGGCGCCGTCGCGCTCGACGCCCGCGTCGAGATCGATCCGGCGCGGGTCGAGGAGGACGGGCCGGAGCGTTCGCTCGTGATCCGCCCCTATCCGTCCGGCTGGGAAACGACCGTCTCGAGCGACAGGGCCGATTTCCATGTCCGCCCGATCAAGCCGGCCGACGTCCGGCTCTATCCCGATTTCCTGGCAAAAGTGTCCGCCGACGACATCCGCTTCCGCTTCCTCGCACAGCGCAAGGAGTTTCCGGACGAGATGCTGAAGCGGCTGACCCAGCTCGACTACGACCGCGAGATCGCCTTCGTGGCCCTGCAGGAGACCGGCGAGCTTGCGGCCATCGGCCGCCTGTCCGCCGATCCGGACCATGTGAAGGCCGAATACGCGCTTCTCGTGCGGACCGACCTGCAGGGACACGGGCTCGGCTGGGCGTTGCTGCGGCACCTGATCGACTACGCCCGTGCCGACGGCATCCAGCGGATCGAAGGCATCATCCTGGGCGACAACACGCGCATGCTGTCGATGTGCCGCCAGTTCGGCTTCCATGTCGAGCATCATCCGCAGGAGCCCGGCCTGATGCTGGCGTCGCTCGATCTCGATTAG
- a CDS encoding bifunctional aldolase/short-chain dehydrogenase, translating into MKNLWNDQEAERLVGEYAAKGVARDLALRVYTTRLLGGEPRLVLHGGGNTSVKATATDLVGDTYDVLHVKGSGWDMAVIEPAGLPAVKMAPLLKARAKDVLSDEDMVALQRANLIDPSSPNPSVETLLHAFLPHKFVDHTHSTAVLAIVDQGTDSVETIAKVFGPKMGYVPYIKPGFDLAKAAAEVFEKDTSVEGLILDKHGIFTFAETAKEAYDLMIHWVTVAEDYVAKNGKAPAKTAALPATLATAADIASSLRGAVAVDLGEGRFDRMVSDFRTSPAILDFLANADLQRLADRGVSTPDLSIRIKTGPMVLPAPAAGDANYPKAIREKVAAYVAEYTDYFRTNDARDEVRRTMLDPMPRLSLVPGVGIFGHGRTLKDAKIASDVAEAWMDAVRGAEAIGDFRPLAKSDLFELEYWSLEQAKLAGNKPKPLTGQVMLVTGGAGAIGAATAKMFAANGAHVVVVDLDEAKAKEVAKAAGNASIGVGADVTKPADVRAAFDKAVATYGGVDIVVSNAGAAFEGAIGEIDDALLRKSFELNFFAHQSVAQNAVRIFKQQGTGGCLLFNTSKQAINPGPKFGAYGLPKAATLFLSRQYALDYGSIGVRSNAVNADRIRSGLLTDAMIASRSTARGLSEKDYMSGNLLGQEVTADHVAQAFLHHALAERTTADVTTVDGGNIAATLR; encoded by the coding sequence ATGAAGAACCTCTGGAACGACCAGGAAGCCGAGCGTCTCGTCGGCGAATATGCCGCCAAGGGCGTCGCGCGCGATCTGGCGCTGCGCGTCTACACGACCCGGCTGCTCGGCGGCGAGCCGCGCTTGGTGCTGCATGGCGGCGGCAACACGTCGGTGAAGGCCACCGCGACCGACCTCGTCGGCGACACCTACGACGTGCTGCACGTCAAGGGTTCCGGCTGGGACATGGCGGTCATCGAGCCGGCCGGCCTGCCGGCGGTGAAGATGGCGCCGCTCTTAAAGGCGCGCGCAAAGGACGTGCTTTCCGACGAGGACATGGTCGCGCTGCAGCGCGCCAACCTCATCGACCCGTCCTCGCCCAATCCGTCGGTCGAGACGCTGTTGCACGCCTTCCTGCCGCACAAGTTCGTCGACCACACGCATTCGACGGCCGTGCTCGCCATCGTCGACCAGGGCACCGACAGCGTCGAGACGATCGCCAAGGTCTTCGGCCCGAAGATGGGCTACGTGCCCTACATCAAGCCCGGCTTCGACCTCGCCAAGGCGGCGGCCGAGGTGTTCGAGAAGGACACCTCCGTCGAAGGCCTGATCCTCGACAAGCACGGCATCTTCACCTTCGCCGAGACCGCCAAGGAGGCCTATGACCTGATGATCCACTGGGTCACGGTCGCTGAGGATTATGTCGCGAAGAACGGCAAGGCGCCGGCGAAGACCGCGGCACTCCCCGCGACGCTGGCGACAGCGGCAGACATCGCTTCGTCGCTGCGGGGCGCGGTCGCCGTCGATCTCGGTGAAGGACGCTTCGACCGCATGGTGTCCGACTTCCGCACCTCGCCGGCGATCCTCGATTTCCTCGCCAATGCCGATCTCCAGCGGCTGGCCGATCGCGGCGTCTCGACGCCGGATCTCTCGATCCGCATCAAGACTGGCCCGATGGTGCTGCCGGCACCGGCCGCCGGAGACGCGAACTATCCGAAGGCGATCCGCGAGAAGGTGGCGGCCTATGTCGCCGAATACACCGACTACTTCCGCACCAACGACGCGCGCGACGAGGTCAGGCGCACCATGCTCGACCCGATGCCGCGCCTCAGCCTCGTTCCGGGCGTCGGCATCTTCGGCCACGGCCGCACACTGAAGGACGCGAAGATCGCTTCAGATGTCGCCGAGGCGTGGATGGACGCGGTGCGTGGGGCGGAGGCGATCGGCGACTTCCGCCCGCTCGCCAAGTCCGACCTGTTCGAGCTCGAATACTGGTCGCTGGAGCAGGCCAAGCTCGCCGGCAACAAGCCGAAGCCGCTGACGGGCCAAGTGATGCTGGTGACTGGCGGCGCGGGCGCGATCGGCGCTGCGACGGCGAAGATGTTCGCCGCCAATGGCGCACATGTGGTCGTGGTCGACCTCGATGAGGCAAAGGCCAAGGAGGTCGCCAAGGCCGCCGGCAACGCCTCGATCGGCGTGGGCGCGGACGTGACCAAGCCGGCCGATGTACGCGCCGCGTTCGACAAGGCCGTCGCGACCTATGGCGGCGTCGACATCGTTGTCTCGAATGCGGGCGCGGCTTTCGAAGGCGCGATCGGCGAGATCGACGACGCGCTGCTGCGCAAGAGCTTCGAGCTCAACTTCTTCGCCCACCAGTCCGTGGCGCAGAACGCGGTGCGCATCTTCAAGCAGCAGGGCACCGGCGGTTGCCTGCTCTTCAACACCTCCAAGCAGGCGATCAATCCCGGCCCGAAGTTCGGCGCCTATGGCCTGCCCAAAGCGGCGACGCTGTTCCTGTCGCGGCAATATGCGCTCGACTACGGTTCGATCGGCGTGCGCTCCAACGCCGTCAACGCCGACCGCATCCGCTCGGGCCTGCTCACCGACGCGATGATCGCCAGCCGCTCCACCGCCCGCGGCCTGTCGGAGAAGGACTACATGTCCGGCAACCTGCTCGGCCAGGAAGTCACCGCCGACCACGTGGCGCAGGCCTTCCTGCACCACGCGCTGGCGGAGCGGACGACGGCGGATGTGACGACGGTCGACGGGGGGAATATCGCGGCGACGCTGCGGTAA
- a CDS encoding sugar-binding transcriptional regulator — translation MAKAQADRIVHKAAWLYYTHGLRQDEVAQRLNISRASVALYLRRARETGIVNISTATHLFRGEQLAREVEDKFGLEAVWIAGEDLAAGEAEAEIPSLGASVFLEMVGRGQRVGIAWGRTVYAIADVMSFADLEGVTVVQLCGNLGAPYSYRPDQCTMEIARRLNARGLNFYAPLVLSTPELASALRSEPVIREQLDSVAGCDLSLYSVGTLDEDSHVVKCGALTANELAQLRKQGGAGVIAGQIIDRSGRLLDCDYNRRVISADLESLKKIPRRLTVVQEESKLAPLRAALAGGFCTHLVATAAIARGLLAGG, via the coding sequence ATGGCGAAGGCGCAAGCTGACAGGATCGTGCACAAGGCGGCCTGGCTCTATTATACGCATGGACTGCGCCAGGACGAGGTGGCGCAGCGGCTGAATATCTCGCGCGCCTCCGTCGCGCTCTATCTCCGTCGCGCCCGCGAGACGGGCATCGTCAACATCTCCACCGCCACGCATCTCTTTCGCGGCGAACAGCTCGCCCGCGAGGTCGAGGATAAGTTCGGGCTGGAGGCCGTCTGGATCGCCGGCGAGGACCTGGCCGCCGGGGAGGCCGAGGCCGAGATCCCGTCGCTCGGGGCGAGCGTCTTCCTCGAGATGGTCGGGCGCGGCCAGCGTGTCGGCATCGCCTGGGGCCGCACCGTCTATGCGATTGCCGACGTCATGTCCTTTGCCGATCTCGAAGGCGTCACCGTCGTCCAGCTCTGCGGCAATCTCGGCGCGCCCTATTCCTACCGGCCCGACCAGTGCACGATGGAGATCGCGCGGCGGCTCAACGCGCGCGGCCTGAATTTCTATGCCCCCCTGGTTCTCTCTACGCCCGAGCTTGCCAGCGCCCTGCGCAGCGAGCCGGTGATCCGCGAGCAGCTCGACAGCGTCGCCGGCTGCGACCTGTCGCTCTATTCGGTCGGCACGCTCGACGAGGACAGCCATGTGGTGAAGTGCGGCGCGCTGACGGCGAACGAACTGGCGCAACTGCGAAAGCAGGGCGGGGCGGGTGTGATCGCCGGCCAGATCATCGATCGCTCCGGCCGCCTGCTCGACTGCGACTACAACCGCCGCGTCATCTCCGCCGATCTCGAAAGCCTCAAGAAGATCCCCCGCAGGCTGACGGTCGTGCAGGAGGAGAGCAAGCTCGCACCGCTTCGCGCAGCGCTTGCCGGCGGCTTCTGCACCCACCTAGTCGCGACCGCGGCAATAGCGCGCGGCCTGCTTGCGGGCGGCTGA